In Geminocystis sp. NIES-3709, a single genomic region encodes these proteins:
- a CDS encoding site-2 protease family protein: MELIILFLFLSTLSYIVIKRNIAKITKTPTWLLWLALMIPPLIWVGWYLTNPKNSMPSILVFLPLILSPILYIWLIEIGKISPKSADLESSSQTPELQKTENPPSDSSKNNTPIPPINSQEEKALRDCFPWGVYYLQKIDYLPQAILCLGKLMTAPEKAYPTIKNNLEKVFDDRFLIIFQETLQGQPFFALVPNPHSTTAKTQLPQEKLTRPGIALTLLILTLFTTTIIGAEIAGVEVTDLETDPSLILQGLPYSLCLIAILGIHELSHYLFAVYYRIKTTLPYFIPIPFFLGTFGAFISIKSPMPNRKAVFDVAIAGPLGGFLVTIPVLIWGLGYSHVVAMPDQINMLNFEALDPRFSFLLAVLSKLVMGSQLVANKAISLHPAAVAGYIGLIITALNLMPVGQLDGGHIVHAMFGQGKALIIGQITRVLVIMLALVRGEFLLWAIILIFMPVTDQPALNDVTELDNGRDFLGLFALILLILILLPLPSTVAQWLNL; encoded by the coding sequence ATGGAATTAATTATTCTTTTTCTCTTTCTCAGTACCCTTAGTTACATAGTAATTAAAAGAAATATCGCCAAAATAACGAAAACCCCCACTTGGTTACTATGGTTAGCTTTAATGATTCCGCCTTTAATTTGGGTGGGATGGTATCTGACTAATCCGAAAAATTCCATGCCTAGTATTTTAGTCTTTTTGCCTTTGATTCTCTCGCCTATACTTTATATTTGGCTAATTGAAATTGGTAAAATATCTCCAAAATCTGCTGATTTAGAATCATCTTCTCAAACTCCAGAATTACAAAAAACCGAAAATCCACCTTCTGATTCTTCTAAAAATAATACCCCGATTCCTCCCATTAATTCTCAAGAAGAAAAAGCCTTAAGAGATTGTTTTCCTTGGGGAGTCTATTATCTACAAAAAATCGATTATCTACCTCAAGCAATTCTTTGTTTAGGGAAATTAATGACAGCACCTGAAAAAGCCTATCCGACTATCAAAAATAACTTAGAAAAAGTTTTTGACGATCGATTTTTGATAATCTTCCAAGAAACCTTACAAGGGCAACCTTTTTTTGCTTTAGTACCTAATCCTCACTCTACAACGGCAAAAACACAATTACCTCAAGAAAAATTAACTCGCCCCGGTATAGCCTTAACTTTATTAATATTAACTTTATTTACCACCACAATTATAGGTGCAGAAATTGCAGGAGTAGAAGTAACAGACTTAGAAACAGATCCATCTTTAATTTTACAAGGATTACCTTATAGTTTATGCTTAATAGCCATTTTGGGGATTCATGAATTGAGTCATTATCTTTTTGCCGTTTACTACCGCATTAAGACAACTTTACCCTATTTCATCCCTATTCCTTTCTTTTTAGGTACTTTTGGGGCGTTTATTTCTATCAAATCCCCCATGCCTAACCGTAAAGCAGTGTTTGATGTGGCGATCGCAGGTCCTTTAGGGGGGTTTTTAGTTACTATACCAGTTCTAATTTGGGGTTTGGGATATTCTCATGTGGTAGCCATGCCGGATCAAATTAATATGCTCAACTTTGAAGCACTAGATCCTCGTTTTTCGTTTTTATTGGCTGTTTTAAGTAAATTAGTTATGGGAAGCCAATTAGTGGCAAATAAAGCCATTTCCTTGCATCCTGCCGCCGTTGCCGGTTATATAGGATTAATTATAACTGCGTTGAATCTAATGCCCGTAGGACAATTAGACGGCGGACACATAGTTCATGCTATGTTTGGACAAGGAAAAGCTCTTATAATTGGTCAAATAACCCGTGTTTTAGTGATCATGTTAGCCCTAGTTCGAGGAGAGTTTTTATTATGGGCGATTATTTTAATATTTATGCCTGTAACAGATCAACCAGCATTAAATGATGTCACAGAGTTAGATAATGGTAGGGATTTCTTAGGTTTATTCGCCTTAATTTTGCTCATTCTCATTTTATTACCTCTTCCCTCCACCGTTGCACAATGGCTTAATCTATAA
- a CDS encoding PetM family cytochrome b6-f complex subunit 7, which translates to MTAESMLFNGAIICFSVVLIGLAWGFLLLKLTGEAK; encoded by the coding sequence ATGACGGCTGAAAGTATGTTATTTAACGGTGCAATTATTTGTTTTTCCGTAGTGTTAATTGGTTTAGCTTGGGGTTTTTTATTATTAAAACTTACGGGTGAAGCTAAGTAA
- a CDS encoding penicillin-binding protein 2, which produces MNVFKLDSNKSSSQKSWFNKSPSQKSSFSPLNVDTLVRLLIIWLVLVFGASSLIWRLYQLQIKEGDDLATQAKQQQTYNFRPYIPRRSVIDSRGSVVALDKVVYTVYVHPIMLLEDKNVVAEKIANILTDRDQNEILKLLNSKDSGVLLGKTITEDQGNKIKELNIEGIDLERRYARFYPQGELIADIIGYVDTDHAGQAGVEYSQEKLLERDLSTVQMTSFLKVKKDGQGAIIPASLPQGIVELDDLQLKLTLDLRLQRATRDALKNQIKKFNAKRGAVIVMDVHTGAIVALACEPTYNPNKYSLYDFSLYKNWSVTDSYEPGSTFKPVNVAIALDEGVINDQSIVLDAASTVIDGWPIANASKSGKGWVSVTKAMEVSSNTAMIHIIKKLNRSQYYKRLQELGIDRLMGLDLPFEATGYLKPKEIFTARDIEPAVSAFGQGLSLTPLKLVQLHAAIANGGKLVTPHVIEGLANTNGELESIPKLETKQLFSESSANSVLKMMESVVANGTGAAAQIDGYHIGGKTGTAQKHDGRGRYQANAKITSFISILPTNDPNYVILAVVDEPQGANTYGSTVAAPIVKEVMNAIIRIKGIPPSYPIGLKKDKKL; this is translated from the coding sequence ATGAATGTCTTTAAACTAGATTCAAATAAATCTTCTTCTCAAAAAAGTTGGTTTAATAAGTCTCCTTCCCAAAAATCTTCATTTAGTCCCTTAAATGTGGACACCTTAGTGCGATTGTTGATCATTTGGTTGGTCTTAGTTTTCGGTGCGTCGAGTTTAATCTGGCGACTATATCAGTTACAAATCAAAGAAGGTGATGATTTAGCAACACAGGCTAAACAACAGCAAACTTATAATTTTCGTCCTTATATTCCCCGTCGATCGGTAATTGATAGTCGGGGAAGTGTGGTTGCTTTAGACAAGGTGGTTTATACAGTATATGTTCACCCCATCATGTTATTAGAAGATAAAAATGTAGTAGCAGAAAAAATAGCAAATATACTGACCGATCGAGATCAAAATGAAATTTTAAAATTATTAAATAGTAAGGATTCTGGGGTTTTATTAGGAAAAACTATTACCGAAGATCAAGGTAATAAAATTAAAGAACTAAATATAGAAGGAATTGATCTCGAACGACGTTATGCCCGTTTTTATCCTCAAGGAGAATTGATTGCAGATATAATTGGCTATGTCGATACAGACCATGCAGGTCAAGCAGGAGTAGAATATAGTCAAGAAAAACTCTTAGAAAGAGATCTCTCTACAGTACAAATGACTTCTTTTCTGAAAGTCAAAAAAGATGGACAAGGTGCAATTATTCCTGCATCTTTACCCCAAGGCATCGTGGAATTAGATGATCTGCAATTAAAATTAACTCTTGATTTAAGATTACAAAGAGCGACAAGAGATGCCCTAAAAAATCAAATCAAAAAGTTTAATGCTAAAAGAGGTGCGGTTATTGTCATGGATGTTCATACTGGTGCGATCGTCGCTTTAGCCTGTGAACCCACCTACAACCCAAATAAATACTCTCTTTACGACTTTTCTTTATATAAAAACTGGTCTGTTACTGATAGTTACGAACCTGGATCTACTTTTAAACCAGTAAATGTGGCGATCGCTCTTGATGAAGGAGTCATTAATGATCAATCAATAGTTTTAGATGCGGCAAGTACTGTAATTGATGGTTGGCCTATTGCCAATGCCTCGAAAAGTGGAAAAGGTTGGGTAAGCGTTACTAAGGCAATGGAAGTTTCTAGTAATACGGCAATGATTCATATAATCAAAAAACTTAACCGATCTCAATACTATAAAAGATTGCAAGAATTGGGAATAGATCGGTTGATGGGCTTAGATTTACCTTTTGAGGCGACAGGGTATCTCAAACCTAAGGAAATTTTCACCGCCAGAGATATTGAACCTGCGGTTTCTGCTTTTGGACAAGGATTGTCTTTGACTCCTCTCAAATTAGTTCAATTACACGCTGCGATCGCTAACGGAGGTAAATTAGTGACACCCCATGTCATCGAAGGATTAGCAAATACCAACGGGGAATTAGAATCCATCCCTAAATTAGAGACAAAACAACTATTTTCTGAAAGTTCTGCCAATAGTGTTCTCAAAATGATGGAGTCTGTCGTTGCCAACGGTACAGGTGCCGCCGCTCAAATAGACGGTTATCACATCGGCGGGAAAACAGGCACGGCTCAAAAACATGATGGTAGAGGTAGATACCAAGCTAATGCAAAAATCACCAGTTTTATCTCTATTTTACCGACAAATGATCCCAATTATGTAATATTAGCAGTAGTTGATGAACCTCAAGGAGCAAATACTTATGGTTCAACAGTGGCCGCCCCTATTGTCAAAGAGGTAATGAATGCAATCATTCGTATTAAAGGTATTCCCCCTTCTTATCCCATTGGTTTGAAAAAAGACAAAAAACTTTAA
- a CDS encoding GUN4 domain-containing protein: MNDLLILKDKLNQIPDKNKIPLIGELIDQGEDGYQILRDFLFNNKDQVNPITGKIYQVLKNNNTEENKKFLNLYFSKGIVTLLSEKNIDYSELQRLLIEQKYQEADILTREKLCELAGETAIKRKWVYFTEVEKFPVTDLTTIDLLWQVYSEGKFGYKIQRQMWLSLGKDYNQLWTQLKWKSGNKWTKYPQEFIWDLSAPNGHLPLSNQLRGVRVINALFSHPVWNN; this comes from the coding sequence ATGAATGATTTATTAATTTTAAAAGATAAATTGAACCAAATACCTGATAAAAATAAAATACCTTTAATTGGTGAATTAATTGATCAAGGAGAAGACGGTTATCAAATTTTAAGAGACTTTTTATTTAATAATAAAGATCAAGTAAATCCCATAACAGGAAAAATCTATCAAGTATTAAAAAATAATAACACCGAAGAAAATAAGAAGTTTTTAAATCTTTATTTTTCCAAAGGAATTGTTACATTATTGTCTGAAAAAAATATTGATTATAGCGAACTCCAAAGATTATTAATTGAACAAAAATATCAAGAAGCAGATATATTAACAAGGGAAAAATTATGTGAATTAGCAGGAGAAACTGCCATAAAAAGAAAATGGGTTTATTTTACGGAAGTAGAAAAATTTCCTGTCACTGATTTAACCACTATCGATTTACTTTGGCAAGTATATTCCGAAGGCAAATTTGGCTATAAAATTCAGCGTCAAATGTGGCTGTCATTAGGAAAAGATTATAACCAATTATGGACTCAATTAAAATGGAAATCCGGTAACAAATGGACAAAATATCCACAAGAATTTATCTGGGATTTGAGCGCACCTAATGGACATTTACCTCTGTCAAATCAACTACGAGGCGTAAGAGTAATTAACGCTTTATTTTCTCATCCTGTATGGAATAATTGA
- a CDS encoding TIGR00297 family protein, whose protein sequence is MVNLNFDSSNSWIIAIIINSILIIIALISPKKLLTVMGYLNAWVLGVIVWGSLQWQGYIIVMFYFLVGSGITKVGIKQKEAEGIAEKRSGQRGPENVWGSALIATICSLGYVFLSPPWQSFCLIGYVASFATKLSDTCASEIGKAYGKRTFLITNFKPVPRGTEGAVSLEGTLAGMMASIAIAVLAWQINMIDFVGVIICLISAFIATNLESVIGATLQTKFNWLTNEIVNILNTLIGASIAVLFSYIYLFNFIL, encoded by the coding sequence ATGGTAAATCTTAATTTTGATTCCTCTAATTCTTGGATTATTGCCATTATTATTAATAGTATTCTTATCATTATTGCATTAATTTCTCCCAAAAAATTGTTAACTGTTATGGGTTATCTTAATGCTTGGGTTTTAGGGGTGATTGTATGGGGGAGTTTACAATGGCAAGGTTATATCATCGTGATGTTTTATTTCTTAGTAGGTTCAGGAATTACTAAGGTAGGAATAAAACAAAAAGAAGCAGAAGGTATTGCAGAAAAAAGATCTGGGCAAAGAGGGCCAGAAAATGTTTGGGGTAGTGCCTTAATTGCGACTATTTGCTCTTTAGGTTATGTTTTTCTCTCTCCACCTTGGCAATCCTTTTGTTTAATCGGTTATGTGGCTAGTTTTGCCACTAAATTATCAGATACTTGTGCTAGTGAAATTGGTAAAGCCTATGGAAAACGCACTTTTCTCATTACTAACTTTAAACCTGTACCCAGAGGTACAGAAGGTGCTGTTAGTCTTGAGGGTACTTTAGCAGGTATGATGGCTAGTATTGCGATCGCCGTATTAGCATGGCAAATTAACATGATTGATTTTGTGGGAGTGATTATTTGTTTAATATCTGCTTTTATTGCCACAAATTTAGAGAGTGTAATTGGGGCAACTTTGCAAACTAAATTTAATTGGTTAACTAATGAAATAGTTAATATTTTAAATACTTTAATTGGGGCTTCGATCGCCGTATTATTTAGTTATATCTATCTCTTTAATTTTATTTTATAA
- a CDS encoding MBL fold metallo-hydrolase — MNLNINFTEKKPPETNQRSNIYKSPKLILDNIFAFSPNRDTLGGTSYLLIHPKGNILIDCPSWHEVNRDFCLENGGVKYLFFTHRDGISKYVRSIQNDLHCDLLIQEQEGYLLPNLNPITFSQNYLIYDDCELIWTSGYSPGSSCLYYGGYGGVLFSGRHLLPTKEGITALKLKKTFHWRRQLRSVNLLLDRFSENTLNYICPGANTGYLRGKGFIDRAYSSLKISVELH; from the coding sequence ATGAACCTTAATATTAATTTTACTGAAAAAAAACCTCCAGAAACGAATCAAAGGAGTAATATTTATAAATCCCCTAAACTAATTTTAGACAATATTTTTGCTTTTTCTCCGAACCGAGATACTTTAGGAGGTACTTCTTACCTACTCATTCATCCTAAAGGAAATATTTTAATTGATTGTCCTTCATGGCATGAAGTTAATCGAGATTTTTGTCTTGAAAATGGGGGCGTAAAATATCTATTTTTCACCCATCGAGATGGCATTAGTAAATATGTTCGATCTATTCAAAATGATCTCCATTGTGATTTACTAATTCAAGAACAAGAAGGGTATTTATTACCCAATTTAAACCCTATTACCTTTTCACAAAATTATCTCATTTACGATGATTGCGAATTAATTTGGACTTCAGGATATTCTCCCGGATCTTCTTGTTTATATTATGGTGGTTATGGTGGGGTTTTGTTTAGTGGACGGCATTTATTACCCACAAAAGAAGGGATTACTGCTTTAAAGTTGAAAAAAACCTTTCATTGGCGAAGACAGTTGCGTAGTGTTAATTTATTACTCGATCGATTTTCTGAGAATACATTAAATTATATCTGTCCGGGTGCAAATACGGGATACTTAAGAGGTAAAGGTTTTATCGATCGAGCCTATTCTTCTTTAAAGATTTCGGTAGAATTACACTAA
- a CDS encoding DUF6972 family protein yields MVKDSRESLFAKHINGTPQVKRLLKKEGKAHVFNDLEIMERVIKAIIEKGEQTGIEDQNDYYERYGLYFSQLIGYQIRNDDTKILLYYAEIKIIKNY; encoded by the coding sequence ATAGTAAAAGATTCTCGTGAAAGTTTATTCGCAAAACATATTAATGGTACTCCACAAGTAAAAAGATTACTCAAAAAAGAAGGTAAAGCTCATGTTTTTAATGATTTAGAAATAATGGAAAGAGTGATAAAAGCTATCATAGAAAAAGGTGAACAAACAGGCATTGAGGATCAGAATGATTATTATGAAAGATATGGACTTTATTTTTCTCAACTCATAGGCTATCAAATTAGAAACGATGATACAAAAATTCTTCTTTATTATGCTGAAATAAAAATTATTAAAAATTATTAA
- a CDS encoding CRR6 family NdhI maturation factor, whose translation MSINIFINQSQISTLDLSPVKMIIEDLEKRQEILSLEQQLIFNLDYPREENDPREISEIPEVRLWFIALDSCYPWLPFCLNWREGELARYTAMLVPHQFNRSEGIQYNQEALDIFVMQKTFILHSWLTQNNITGNSRLKAMAQIFGYDLDDSFFSLLN comes from the coding sequence ATGAGTATTAACATTTTTATTAACCAAAGTCAGATCAGTACATTAGATTTATCCCCTGTAAAAATGATTATTGAAGACTTAGAAAAACGCCAAGAAATTTTGAGTTTAGAGCAACAATTAATTTTCAATCTTGATTATCCTAGAGAAGAAAATGATCCTCGTGAGATATCAGAAATTCCAGAAGTAAGACTTTGGTTTATTGCGTTAGATAGTTGTTATCCTTGGTTGCCTTTTTGTCTTAATTGGCGAGAGGGAGAGTTAGCTAGATATACTGCTATGCTTGTACCTCATCAATTTAACCGTAGTGAGGGAATACAATATAATCAAGAGGCTTTAGATATTTTTGTGATGCAAAAAACTTTTATTCTTCATAGTTGGTTAACCCAAAATAATATTACTGGAAATTCTCGTTTAAAAGCGATGGCTCAAATTTTTGGTTATGATTTAGATGATAGTTTTTTCTCCCTTCTCAACTAA
- the cysC gene encoding adenylyl-sulfate kinase translates to MEQKGVTIWFTGLSGAGKTTISQQVEKQLREQGYKVEVLDGDIVRTNLTKGLGFSKEDRDENIRRIGFVSHLLTRNGVMVIVSAISPYRDIRDEVRGKIGNFVEVFVNAPLAVCEDRDVKGLYKKARSGEIKLFTGISDPYEVPLNPEIECRTDLEELDESVNKVLQGLGKLGYLPQPATV, encoded by the coding sequence ATGGAACAAAAAGGCGTAACAATTTGGTTTACAGGACTTAGTGGTGCTGGTAAAACTACCATCAGTCAACAAGTGGAGAAACAATTAAGAGAACAAGGTTACAAAGTTGAAGTATTAGATGGAGATATAGTTCGTACAAACTTAACCAAAGGCTTAGGCTTTAGTAAAGAAGACAGAGATGAAAATATTCGCCGTATTGGTTTTGTTTCTCATTTATTGACTCGCAATGGAGTTATGGTTATTGTCTCTGCCATTTCTCCTTATCGTGATATTAGAGATGAAGTCAGAGGCAAAATTGGTAATTTTGTTGAAGTTTTTGTAAATGCTCCTTTAGCAGTATGTGAAGATAGAGATGTCAAAGGCTTATATAAAAAAGCTCGATCGGGTGAAATTAAATTGTTTACAGGTATCAGCGATCCCTATGAAGTTCCCCTAAATCCTGAAATTGAGTGTCGTACTGATTTAGAAGAATTAGACGAAAGCGTCAATAAAGTATTACAAGGTTTGGGAAAACTGGGTTATTTACCTCAACCAGCCACTGTTTAA
- a CDS encoding cysteine desulfurase family protein, with protein sequence MSIYLDSSATTAPRPEVIELVTKILTEDWGNPSSLHGWGERAAVILEKARWQISDLLNASSPDNIIFTSGGTEADNLAIFGITSNYNDPQHIIISSVEHSAIERPVYFLEKKGWQVTRLPVNREGKVNPEDLKNALQTNTVLVSIIYGQSEVGTIQPIKKLVEITKNYSKALFHSDAVQMVGRLPVDVEDLEVDLLSLSGHKFYSIQGAGALYLRKGISLNPLFHGGGQENSLRSGTQALPSIVSLGLAASLAQKEIESEALRLTELRDYFIDLILSQCPYLMLTGDKYSRLPHHASFIINHPSPDITGRKIVRYLSSQGVAISAGSACNSGKSLPSPILLAMGYSETEALKGIRFSFDRHTTKEDLKLAILYLSQNL encoded by the coding sequence ATGTCCATCTATCTTGATTCTAGTGCAACCACTGCACCTCGTCCAGAAGTGATCGAATTAGTCACAAAAATTTTAACGGAAGATTGGGGTAATCCTTCTAGTTTACATGGCTGGGGGGAAAGAGCAGCAGTGATTTTAGAAAAAGCTAGATGGCAAATTTCAGATCTACTTAACGCATCTTCTCCTGATAATATTATCTTTACTTCGGGAGGCACAGAAGCTGATAATTTAGCGATTTTTGGTATCACATCTAATTATAATGATCCTCAACATATCATTATCTCTAGTGTGGAGCATTCTGCGATCGAACGTCCGGTATATTTTCTTGAAAAAAAAGGTTGGCAAGTAACAAGATTACCGGTGAATAGAGAAGGTAAAGTTAACCCTGAAGATTTAAAAAATGCTTTGCAGACTAATACTGTTTTAGTCTCTATTATCTATGGGCAAAGTGAAGTTGGCACAATCCAACCTATCAAAAAATTAGTAGAAATAACTAAAAACTATAGCAAAGCCTTATTTCACAGCGATGCAGTACAAATGGTAGGACGTTTACCAGTGGATGTAGAAGATTTAGAGGTTGATTTATTATCCCTTTCTGGTCATAAATTTTACAGTATTCAGGGAGCAGGCGCATTATATTTAAGAAAAGGAATATCATTAAATCCTCTTTTTCACGGGGGAGGACAAGAAAATAGTTTACGCAGTGGAACACAAGCTCTACCATCGATCGTTTCATTAGGATTGGCCGCTAGTTTAGCACAAAAAGAAATAGAATCAGAAGCGCTGAGATTAACGGAATTAAGAGACTACTTTATTGATTTAATTTTATCTCAATGTCCTTATCTGATGCTTACTGGCGATAAATATTCTCGTTTACCTCACCATGCCAGTTTTATTATTAATCATCCCTCTCCAGATATTACAGGGAGAAAAATTGTAAGATATTTGAGTTCACAAGGAGTAGCAATAAGTGCAGGTTCGGCTTGTAACAGTGGAAAGTCTTTACCTTCTCCTATTTTATTAGCAATGGGTTACTCGGAAACGGAAGCATTAAAAGGTATTCGCTTTAGTTTCGATCGACATACCACTAAAGAAGACTTAAAATTAGCTATATTGTACTTAAGTCAAAATCTATAA
- a CDS encoding type 1 glutamine amidotransferase domain-containing protein: protein MKKVLVVLTSVSKYPNLNRATGLWLGEAVHFVKKMESAGYEIDYVSPLGGYISIDPHSLALAEAIDWEWYQKKEFMNRLGNTFTPDQVNPDDYIAIYYTGGHGVIWDFPDNQALQLISRQIYEQGGYISSVCHGAVGLLNITLSDGQLLIKDKKITGFSNEEEKQVELDHIVPFLTETELIARGAIYEKASEPWAVFAIEDKRIITGQNPASGGKVADLLITLLQQK, encoded by the coding sequence ATGAAAAAAGTATTAGTAGTTTTAACCAGTGTCTCAAAATATCCGAACTTAAATCGTGCAACAGGATTATGGTTAGGGGAAGCAGTTCATTTTGTCAAAAAAATGGAGTCCGCCGGATATGAGATAGATTATGTTAGTCCTTTGGGTGGCTACATTTCGATCGATCCTCACAGTTTAGCTTTAGCAGAAGCTATTGATTGGGAATGGTATCAGAAAAAAGAATTTATGAATCGTCTAGGTAATACCTTCACACCAGATCAAGTTAATCCTGATGATTATATTGCTATTTATTATACAGGCGGTCATGGAGTTATTTGGGACTTTCCCGATAATCAGGCTTTACAGTTAATTAGTCGTCAAATTTATGAACAAGGGGGATATATTTCCTCTGTGTGTCATGGTGCTGTAGGATTGTTGAATATTACATTGTCAGATGGACAATTACTCATTAAAGATAAAAAGATAACAGGATTTTCTAACGAAGAAGAAAAACAAGTAGAATTAGATCATATTGTTCCATTTTTAACGGAAACGGAATTAATTGCCAGAGGTGCAATTTATGAAAAGGCATCTGAACCTTGGGCTGTTTTTGCCATAGAAGATAAAAGAATTATCACAGGACAAAATCCGGCATCAGGCGGTAAAGTGGCCGATTTATTAATTACTTTGTTGCAACAAAAATAA